Proteins found in one Megalobrama amblycephala isolate DHTTF-2021 linkage group LG5, ASM1881202v1, whole genome shotgun sequence genomic segment:
- the prox2 gene encoding prospero homeobox protein 2 isoform X2: MNLSPPEQSMHKPSDGNKSEHLLPCFRRSTYDEPLASYHNGSIISHLLRKTIHNKLTSLDSNLLYLPSESNATEDFAQEDQSSSEDLSASADVERPLSEHLQAKRARVENIIRGMAGSQGEAERDCEAARSRRDKRKQRLPLHQEPDVRPKTSKDEECHKLKEQLQSMQRLLHQLQEKISHVYDQNYSENEERGGSEQPSLSEIHHQVKVESSDRAVKNLQETLKCELTRTVSESIDMVFKKLSTTLPNQSPQSPESSETQKPSQDDSPSELSDSEEVAKSHFESPEHQTEALSLVVRKPSPTQLIPGVKRPYPLHQSPFQFGYNAPLHDSQILEHLLKYGPHSAFSGLPCLPTSLERSTPDSMEHSWESVAMRSKGHLAQQHHRAGPPGLVAVDALCLPHVKMECGDLQSMAERSSFMSLNIQEGLTPNHLKKAKLMFFYTRYPSSNLLKNFFPDVKFNRCITSQLIKWFSNFREFYYIQMEKFARQAIIDGVNDVKDISITRESELFRALNMHYNKANDFQVPDRFLEVAEITLQEFYSAISLSKDSDPSWKKAIYKVICKLDSDVPEDFKSPSYL, from the exons ATGAATCTGAGTCCACCTGAACAAAGCATGCACAAGCCGAGCGACGGCAACAAATCCGAGCACTTGCTCCCTTGCTTTCGCAGAAGCACGTACGACGAGCCTCTCGCTTCCTACCACAACGGCTCCATTATATCTCACCTCCTGCGTAAAACCATTCACAACAAACTGACCTCCCTCGACAGCAACCTCCTGTACCTGCCCTCCGAGTCCAACGCGACAGAAGATTTCGCTCAAGAGGACCAGAGCAGCAGCGAGGATCTGTCGGCGAGCGCAGACGTCGAACGGCCGTTGAGCGAACACCTCCAGGCCAAACGTGCCCGGGTGGAGAACATCATTCGAGGCATGGCAGGGTCCCAAGGAGAGGCAGAGAGGGACTGCGAAGCCGCTCGCTCTAGACGAGACAAACGCAAGCAGAGGCTCCCGTTGCACCAGGAACCCGACGTCCGACCGAAGACCAGCAAAGACGAAGAGTGTCACAAACTCAAGGAGCAGCTCCAAAGCATGCAGCGACTCCTGCATCAGCTCCAGGAGAAGATCTCCCATGTGTACGACCAGAATTACTCGGAGAACGAGGAACGAGGCGGATCAGAGCAACCGAGTTTGAGCGAGATCCACCACCAGGTTAAAGTGGAAAGCAGCGACAGGGCGGTGAAGAACCTCCAGGAGACTCTTAAGTGCGAGCTGACCAGGACTGTGAGCGAAAGCATCGATATGGTCTTCAAGAAACTCTCGACGACCCTACCGAATCAATCGCCTCAGAGTCCAGAGTCCTCAGAAACACAGAAGCCAAGCCAAGACGATTCCCCTTCAGAGCTGTCGGACTCGGAGGAAGTCGCCAAGTCTCACTTCGAGAGCCCAGAACACCAAACCGAAGCCTTGTCCTTAGTAGTCCGTAAACCTTCCCCAACCCAGCTAATCCCGGGTGTAAAGAGACCCTACCCGCTCCACCAGAGTCCATTCCAGTTCGGCTACAATGCTCCTCTGCACGACAGCCAGATCCTGGAGCACCTTTTGAAGTACGGACCGCACTCTGCCTTCTCCGGACTGCCCTGTCTGCCCACTTCCCTGGAGAGGTCGACGCCAGACTCCATGGAGCATTCGTGGGAAAGCGTGGCCATGAGATCCAAGGGGCATCTGGCTCAGCAGCACCATCGCGCCGGACCTCCCGGACTAGTCGCTGTCGACGCGCTCTGCCTCCCGCACGTCAAGATGGAGTGTGGAGATCTGCAGAGCATGGCTGAGAGAAGCTCCTTCATGTCCCTCAAT ATTCAGGAAGGTCTGACCCCAAACCATCTGAAGAAAGCCAAACTGATGTTCTTCTACACACGCTACCCAAGCTCGAACTTACTCAAGAACTTCTTCCCTGATGTCAAG TTCAATCGCTGCATCACGTCCCAGCTGATCAAGTGGTTCAGTAACTTCAGAGAGTTCTACTACATCCAGATGGAGAAGTTTGCTCGTCAGGCCATCATAGACGGTGTTAACGATGTGAAAGACATATCCATCACCAGAGAGTCCGAGCTGTTCCGCGCCCTCAACATGCACTACAACAAAGCCAATGACTTCCAG GTTCCTGACAGATTCTTGGAGGTGGCTGAAATCACACTTCAGGAGTTCTACAGCGCCATCTCCCTGTCCAAAGACTCCGACCCCTCCTGGAAAAAAGCCATCTACAAGGTTATCTGCAAACTAGACAGTGACGTTCCAGAGGACTTCAAATCACCTTCCTACCTGTAA
- the prox2 gene encoding prospero homeobox protein 2 isoform X1, whose amino-acid sequence MSSGWTARTAAALTAQHRKQRRHKPEAVRNVPSRVRERFSRLTRKVLQKNMNLSPPEQSMHKPSDGNKSEHLLPCFRRSTYDEPLASYHNGSIISHLLRKTIHNKLTSLDSNLLYLPSESNATEDFAQEDQSSSEDLSASADVERPLSEHLQAKRARVENIIRGMAGSQGEAERDCEAARSRRDKRKQRLPLHQEPDVRPKTSKDEECHKLKEQLQSMQRLLHQLQEKISHVYDQNYSENEERGGSEQPSLSEIHHQVKVESSDRAVKNLQETLKCELTRTVSESIDMVFKKLSTTLPNQSPQSPESSETQKPSQDDSPSELSDSEEVAKSHFESPEHQTEALSLVVRKPSPTQLIPGVKRPYPLHQSPFQFGYNAPLHDSQILEHLLKYGPHSAFSGLPCLPTSLERSTPDSMEHSWESVAMRSKGHLAQQHHRAGPPGLVAVDALCLPHVKMECGDLQSMAERSSFMSLNIQEGLTPNHLKKAKLMFFYTRYPSSNLLKNFFPDVKFNRCITSQLIKWFSNFREFYYIQMEKFARQAIIDGVNDVKDISITRESELFRALNMHYNKANDFQVPDRFLEVAEITLQEFYSAISLSKDSDPSWKKAIYKVICKLDSDVPEDFKSPSYL is encoded by the exons ATGTCGTCAGGGTGGACCGCGCGCACTGCAGCAGCTCTCACAGCACAGCACCGGAAACAGCGCCGCCACAAGCCGGAAGCAGTGCGGAACGTACCATCACGAGTCAGAGAGAG attttCAAGACTCACACGGAAAGTCCTGCAGAAAAACATGAATCTGAGTCCACCTGAACAAAGCATGCACAAGCCGAGCGACGGCAACAAATCCGAGCACTTGCTCCCTTGCTTTCGCAGAAGCACGTACGACGAGCCTCTCGCTTCCTACCACAACGGCTCCATTATATCTCACCTCCTGCGTAAAACCATTCACAACAAACTGACCTCCCTCGACAGCAACCTCCTGTACCTGCCCTCCGAGTCCAACGCGACAGAAGATTTCGCTCAAGAGGACCAGAGCAGCAGCGAGGATCTGTCGGCGAGCGCAGACGTCGAACGGCCGTTGAGCGAACACCTCCAGGCCAAACGTGCCCGGGTGGAGAACATCATTCGAGGCATGGCAGGGTCCCAAGGAGAGGCAGAGAGGGACTGCGAAGCCGCTCGCTCTAGACGAGACAAACGCAAGCAGAGGCTCCCGTTGCACCAGGAACCCGACGTCCGACCGAAGACCAGCAAAGACGAAGAGTGTCACAAACTCAAGGAGCAGCTCCAAAGCATGCAGCGACTCCTGCATCAGCTCCAGGAGAAGATCTCCCATGTGTACGACCAGAATTACTCGGAGAACGAGGAACGAGGCGGATCAGAGCAACCGAGTTTGAGCGAGATCCACCACCAGGTTAAAGTGGAAAGCAGCGACAGGGCGGTGAAGAACCTCCAGGAGACTCTTAAGTGCGAGCTGACCAGGACTGTGAGCGAAAGCATCGATATGGTCTTCAAGAAACTCTCGACGACCCTACCGAATCAATCGCCTCAGAGTCCAGAGTCCTCAGAAACACAGAAGCCAAGCCAAGACGATTCCCCTTCAGAGCTGTCGGACTCGGAGGAAGTCGCCAAGTCTCACTTCGAGAGCCCAGAACACCAAACCGAAGCCTTGTCCTTAGTAGTCCGTAAACCTTCCCCAACCCAGCTAATCCCGGGTGTAAAGAGACCCTACCCGCTCCACCAGAGTCCATTCCAGTTCGGCTACAATGCTCCTCTGCACGACAGCCAGATCCTGGAGCACCTTTTGAAGTACGGACCGCACTCTGCCTTCTCCGGACTGCCCTGTCTGCCCACTTCCCTGGAGAGGTCGACGCCAGACTCCATGGAGCATTCGTGGGAAAGCGTGGCCATGAGATCCAAGGGGCATCTGGCTCAGCAGCACCATCGCGCCGGACCTCCCGGACTAGTCGCTGTCGACGCGCTCTGCCTCCCGCACGTCAAGATGGAGTGTGGAGATCTGCAGAGCATGGCTGAGAGAAGCTCCTTCATGTCCCTCAAT ATTCAGGAAGGTCTGACCCCAAACCATCTGAAGAAAGCCAAACTGATGTTCTTCTACACACGCTACCCAAGCTCGAACTTACTCAAGAACTTCTTCCCTGATGTCAAG TTCAATCGCTGCATCACGTCCCAGCTGATCAAGTGGTTCAGTAACTTCAGAGAGTTCTACTACATCCAGATGGAGAAGTTTGCTCGTCAGGCCATCATAGACGGTGTTAACGATGTGAAAGACATATCCATCACCAGAGAGTCCGAGCTGTTCCGCGCCCTCAACATGCACTACAACAAAGCCAATGACTTCCAG GTTCCTGACAGATTCTTGGAGGTGGCTGAAATCACACTTCAGGAGTTCTACAGCGCCATCTCCCTGTCCAAAGACTCCGACCCCTCCTGGAAAAAAGCCATCTACAAGGTTATCTGCAAACTAGACAGTGACGTTCCAGAGGACTTCAAATCACCTTCCTACCTGTAA